A stretch of Desulfotalea psychrophila LSv54 DNA encodes these proteins:
- a CDS encoding bifunctional 3,4-dihydroxy-2-butanone-4-phosphate synthase/GTP cyclohydrolase II, with the protein MAVSSIEEAIEDIKAGKMVILVDDEDRENEGDLCMAAEFVAAADINFMATHGRGLICLTLTPKLVDQLALPMMVQENKSPYGTGFTISIEAKTGVETGISAADRARTIQVAVADGAGPQDLVSPGHVFPLRAREGGVLCRTGQTEGSVDLARLSGATPAGVICEIMKDDGTMARMPDLEIFAAEHELKIVTVADLVEYRLRQDLLVHRQVAARIPTADAGEFTAIVYTNDVDNFEHLALVKGDLEAAEEVLVRVHSECLTGDLFGSARCDCGPQLHEAMRMIDRAGCGVVLYMRQEGRGIGLINKLKAYNLQDNQGLDTVEANIELGFKADLRDYGIGAQILRDLGITKMSLLTNNPKKIIGLEGYGIEVISRVPIEIEASEENEGYLRCKRDRMGHLLNMKE; encoded by the coding sequence ATGGCCGTAAGTTCTATTGAAGAAGCAATTGAAGATATCAAAGCAGGAAAGATGGTTATCTTGGTTGATGATGAAGATCGAGAAAATGAAGGTGATCTTTGCATGGCCGCAGAGTTTGTTGCTGCCGCTGACATCAACTTTATGGCAACCCATGGTCGTGGTCTTATCTGTCTGACCTTGACTCCAAAGCTTGTTGATCAGCTTGCCCTGCCAATGATGGTTCAAGAGAATAAGTCTCCGTACGGTACTGGCTTTACTATTAGTATTGAGGCGAAGACAGGCGTGGAAACGGGTATTTCTGCAGCTGATCGAGCCCGTACTATTCAGGTCGCCGTAGCAGATGGTGCCGGACCACAGGACTTGGTCAGCCCTGGACATGTTTTTCCTCTTCGTGCTCGCGAAGGTGGTGTGCTCTGTCGTACAGGACAAACCGAGGGATCTGTTGATCTTGCTCGTCTTTCTGGGGCGACTCCTGCCGGTGTTATTTGTGAAATCATGAAGGATGATGGCACCATGGCCCGCATGCCGGATCTTGAGATTTTTGCCGCTGAACATGAATTGAAAATTGTAACCGTAGCAGATCTGGTTGAGTACAGATTGCGTCAGGATTTACTTGTTCACCGTCAGGTTGCGGCGCGTATTCCCACCGCTGATGCGGGTGAATTTACCGCTATTGTTTATACCAATGATGTTGATAATTTTGAGCATTTGGCTCTGGTTAAGGGTGATCTTGAGGCTGCCGAAGAAGTACTTGTGCGGGTTCATTCAGAATGTCTTACCGGTGATCTCTTTGGCTCTGCTCGCTGTGATTGTGGCCCCCAACTTCATGAGGCCATGCGTATGATTGACCGAGCCGGTTGTGGTGTTGTCCTTTATATGCGTCAAGAGGGTCGTGGTATTGGCCTGATTAACAAACTGAAGGCCTATAATCTTCAGGACAATCAAGGCCTTGATACTGTAGAGGCGAACATCGAGCTTGGCTTTAAGGCAGATCTTCGTGACTATGGTATCGGTGCTCAGATATTGCGTGATCTTGGTATTACCAAGATGTCTCTTCTTACCAACAATCCAAAGAAAATTATCGGCCTTGAGGGTTATGGTATTGAAGTGATTTCTCGGGTGCCCATTGAAATTGAGGCAAGTGAGGAAAATGAAGGCTATCTGAGATGTAAGCGGGATAGGATGGGACATTTGTTGAATATGAAAGAGTAG
- a CDS encoding bifunctional riboflavin kinase/FAD synthetase — protein MQIFTDITQIKQCFTNACVTIGNFDGVHLGHQKLFNEVLHRARARRGGTSVAITFDPHPLSVLRPEGIQLISTMEQKLELVEQAGVDILLLIPFSKEFAKTTAEYFVDEILLGCLGIVELVVGYDYAFGKGRAGNIDFLRIEGERYGFPVTVVDAFYESGEPVSSTRIRKLITAGDVAKAATLMGRNYQIRGKVQHGVKRGGSQLGFPTANLSLNKEYLIPHFGVYVAQIIYDGHTYNGVLNVGRNPTFPENKLVAEVHIFDFNKEIYGKHIKINLLQFLRGEVSFPDIASLAKQIEADIALTKAILAEQQHGLALSYGGKFNC, from the coding sequence ATGCAAATCTTTACGGATATTACTCAGATTAAACAGTGTTTTACTAATGCCTGCGTTACCATTGGTAATTTTGATGGCGTTCATCTTGGCCATCAAAAACTTTTCAATGAGGTTTTGCATCGCGCCCGGGCTCGGCGGGGTGGAACCAGTGTAGCTATTACCTTTGACCCTCATCCTCTCAGTGTTCTTCGTCCGGAAGGTATTCAGCTGATCTCCACCATGGAACAAAAATTGGAACTTGTTGAGCAGGCGGGAGTGGATATACTTCTGCTGATTCCATTTTCCAAGGAATTTGCCAAGACTACTGCGGAATATTTTGTGGATGAAATTCTTCTTGGTTGTCTGGGTATTGTTGAGCTGGTGGTGGGGTATGATTACGCCTTTGGCAAGGGGCGTGCAGGTAATATTGATTTTTTGCGGATAGAGGGAGAACGTTATGGCTTTCCTGTAACCGTGGTTGATGCCTTTTATGAGAGTGGGGAGCCGGTGAGCTCTACTCGCATTCGCAAGCTTATCACGGCAGGAGATGTGGCCAAAGCTGCTACTCTTATGGGCCGGAATTATCAGATTCGTGGCAAGGTTCAGCATGGTGTAAAGCGGGGTGGTAGTCAGCTTGGCTTTCCCACGGCAAACCTCAGTCTTAATAAGGAGTATCTTATCCCTCATTTTGGTGTTTATGTCGCCCAGATTATCTATGATGGACATACTTATAATGGTGTCTTGAATGTTGGTCGTAATCCTACCTTTCCGGAAAATAAGCTGGTTGCAGAGGTCCATATATTTGATTTTAATAAAGAAATTTATGGCAAACATATAAAGATAAATCTACTGCAATTTCTTCGGGGTGAAGTGTCGTTCCCGGATATTGCCTCCCTTGCCAAGCAAATAGAGGCTGATATTGCTTTGACAAAGGCCATTTTGGCAGAACAACAACACGGGCTTGCCCTGAGTTATGGAGGGAAATTTAATTGTTAG
- the ribH gene encoding 6,7-dimethyl-8-ribityllumazine synthase, whose translation MPNFIEGNLKADGKKFAIIVARFNSFISDKLLDGALDSLVRSGATDSDIDVVRVPGAYEIPLIAKKLAASLKYDAVICLGAVIRGATPHFDVVVNEVSKGSAQVSLETGVPVLFGVLTTETIEQAIERSGTKAGNKGSDVAIAAIEMANLVDALQ comes from the coding sequence ATGCCCAATTTTATAGAAGGTAATTTGAAGGCTGATGGTAAAAAATTTGCAATTATTGTTGCTCGTTTTAACTCATTCATCTCTGATAAATTGTTAGACGGTGCCCTTGATAGTCTTGTTCGTTCCGGTGCTACAGACAGTGATATTGATGTTGTTCGTGTTCCTGGTGCCTATGAGATCCCTCTTATTGCCAAGAAACTTGCAGCTTCCCTCAAATACGATGCGGTGATCTGTCTGGGTGCAGTTATCCGTGGGGCTACCCCGCACTTTGATGTTGTGGTAAACGAGGTTTCAAAGGGATCTGCTCAGGTAAGCCTTGAGACCGGTGTGCCTGTCCTCTTCGGTGTGTTGACCACCGAGACCATCGAGCAGGCCATAGAGCGCAGTGGCACCAAGGCCGGTAATAAGGGCTCTGATGTTGCTATTGCCGCTATTGAGATGGCAAATCTCGTGGATGCTTTGCAGTAA
- a CDS encoding tetratricopeptide repeat protein, with protein MSNLQSLESIMPMADAPVQEEKKKKPLEPVEQEYEEGKKFLANGNTAQAAVAFHNVLLAREEEGNETGVANACNQLGNVCMAREEYLQAREHFQRAWKICDKLFDQMSLMSLNRQFLAIHRALKEYDEAINMTLDIFDIYSENRDPHGSVDVLEELADIYQDAGKVSKAADTYRTIASIHKNYKHNKIAAGFVEKAEELDKSAQ; from the coding sequence ATGAGTAATTTACAGAGTCTTGAGTCGATCATGCCCATGGCAGATGCCCCTGTTCAAGAAGAGAAGAAGAAGAAACCTCTGGAGCCTGTTGAGCAGGAGTATGAAGAGGGAAAGAAATTTTTGGCAAATGGAAATACCGCTCAGGCGGCTGTTGCCTTTCATAATGTCCTTCTTGCCCGTGAAGAAGAGGGTAATGAGACTGGTGTGGCCAATGCCTGTAATCAGCTTGGTAATGTCTGCATGGCCCGGGAAGAATATCTGCAGGCACGGGAGCATTTTCAACGCGCCTGGAAAATTTGTGATAAGCTCTTTGATCAGATGAGCCTTATGTCCCTGAATCGTCAATTTCTGGCAATTCATCGTGCTCTTAAGGAGTATGATGAGGCAATTAACATGACCTTGGATATATTTGACATCTATAGTGAGAATCGTGATCCTCATGGAAGTGTTGACGTGCTTGAAGAGTTGGCTGACATTTACCAGGATGCAGGTAAGGTGAGCAAGGCTGCAGATACCTATAGAACCATTGCCTCGATTCATAAAAACTACAAGCATAATAAGATTGCTGCAGGCTTTGTTGAAAAGGCAGAAGAGCTGGACAAATCTGCTCAATAG
- a CDS encoding tetratricopeptide repeat protein, whose product MSEELREDLSQIIAELEKKCGQNPNSVMAVHHLGLVYMKAGRVDEAITCLEKALEIDDLSHESMINLGAIYFGQGNVAKAQELNERAIASQPESAQAHANLGLIWQQQNELDKALASYEKAVQYDPKLITVWLNLASVLTMKGEDDRAVESSQKAIDIDPDSPLAHNNMAVALYFKKNIKKAVHHMNRAKELGYSVDPNFEARLNEQLA is encoded by the coding sequence ATGTCTGAAGAATTGAGAGAAGATTTGTCGCAAATTATTGCGGAACTAGAGAAGAAATGTGGGCAGAATCCAAATTCTGTAATGGCCGTTCATCATCTGGGTTTGGTTTATATGAAGGCCGGTCGTGTTGATGAGGCGATTACCTGTTTGGAAAAAGCGCTGGAAATTGATGACCTCAGTCACGAGAGCATGATTAACCTTGGCGCCATCTATTTTGGTCAGGGTAATGTGGCCAAGGCTCAGGAGCTCAATGAGCGTGCTATTGCCTCTCAGCCGGAAAGCGCTCAGGCCCATGCTAATCTCGGTCTTATTTGGCAACAGCAAAACGAGCTTGATAAGGCTCTTGCCTCCTATGAGAAGGCTGTGCAGTATGATCCAAAGCTTATCACCGTATGGCTGAATCTTGCCTCTGTTCTTACCATGAAGGGTGAGGATGATCGTGCCGTTGAATCTTCGCAAAAAGCCATCGACATTGATCCCGATTCTCCACTTGCCCATAACAATATGGCTGTGGCCCTTTATTTTAAGAAAAATATAAAGAAGGCCGTACATCATATGAATCGCGCTAAGGAACTTGGTTACTCTGTTGATCCCAATTTCGAAGCCCGTCTTAACGAGCAATTGGCCTGA
- a CDS encoding DNA translocase FtsK — protein sequence MARKQEAIRPDFRQEVVAVLGGFSAIFLLFSLVSRSLADSVNWCGWLGGSLANSLFAFIGYGAYLLVLILFCVSLSALFSKISPQRFIQLSLALAGVLLSFCGLLHSLFLADPALHGFGGFLGEIVYVSLQSTVGLAGTFLVLFCALLLSGMLVSQCSLYAMAFSLAHLLSYAMSCWLSLVVWLCHVLWKKRTRSEVNLGRKMRSHSTQSGVPLVREIAMVEGPVDQGFTAQPVARGAWRIPPLSLLSHNKQDSVSLDKSVYYGISAELEKQLNNFSVQGKVVGVVPGPVVTTYEYAPAPGVKISKIVGLANDLALGLKVRSVRVVGSIPGKAALGIEIPNEHRQMVFIRDLLSRGEYQKNSDKLTVALGLDVVGNPVMANLAKMPHLLIAGATGAGKSVGINTIIASILYKATPDEVRFLLVDPKRIELSGYEGIPHLLHPVVVDPGMASRALAWAVAEMKRRYCLLAEAGVKSFASYNKQKETEKLPYIVIVVDELADLMMVASKDVEDSIASLAQMARAAGMHMILATHRPSVDVLPGVIKPNFPPRISFKVSSRVDSRTILDCIGAEQLLGAGDMLFLPPGTSALMRIHGAYISEKETADIVDFFKEQGATNYDKNIIEQIKKEKQGDGAGGDDQARDPRYDEAVVLVTEAGQASISLVQRRMRIGYNRAARMIELMEREGLVGPADGAKARQVLVRQEYN from the coding sequence ATGGCCAGGAAGCAGGAGGCGATACGGCCCGATTTTCGTCAGGAAGTGGTGGCTGTTTTAGGGGGATTCTCGGCAATATTTTTGTTGTTTAGTCTTGTTTCGCGCTCTCTGGCGGATTCGGTGAACTGGTGCGGCTGGTTAGGCGGATCGCTGGCAAATTCACTCTTTGCTTTTATCGGTTATGGAGCCTATCTCCTTGTTCTTATTTTGTTTTGTGTCTCTCTTTCTGCTCTCTTTTCTAAAATATCCCCTCAACGTTTTATCCAACTCAGTTTAGCTCTTGCCGGAGTTTTACTCTCTTTTTGTGGGCTGTTGCATTCTCTATTCCTAGCGGATCCGGCCCTGCATGGTTTTGGTGGTTTTTTGGGAGAGATTGTTTATGTATCTCTCCAGTCCACTGTCGGCCTTGCCGGGACCTTTCTTGTCCTGTTCTGTGCCCTTCTCCTTTCTGGGATGCTTGTCTCCCAATGCTCTCTCTATGCCATGGCTTTTTCTTTGGCTCATCTGCTCTCCTACGCTATGAGTTGTTGGCTGAGCCTTGTCGTCTGGTTGTGTCATGTTCTGTGGAAAAAGAGGACGAGGTCTGAGGTAAATCTGGGGAGAAAGATGAGATCTCATTCTACTCAGAGTGGAGTTCCTCTGGTCCGGGAAATTGCCATGGTAGAGGGCCCTGTGGATCAAGGGTTTACCGCTCAGCCTGTGGCCCGTGGTGCTTGGCGTATTCCCCCCCTCTCGCTATTATCTCACAATAAACAGGACAGTGTAAGCTTAGATAAATCTGTCTATTATGGAATTTCTGCAGAGCTGGAGAAACAGCTTAATAACTTTTCTGTTCAGGGCAAGGTGGTGGGGGTTGTTCCAGGTCCCGTTGTCACCACCTATGAGTATGCTCCTGCCCCGGGCGTTAAGATTAGCAAGATAGTGGGCTTGGCCAATGACCTTGCCCTTGGCTTGAAGGTCAGGTCTGTGCGTGTGGTTGGCTCGATTCCCGGTAAGGCTGCCCTTGGTATTGAAATACCAAATGAACATCGGCAGATGGTTTTTATTCGTGATCTCTTGAGTAGAGGTGAATATCAAAAAAATAGCGATAAATTGACCGTTGCCCTTGGCCTTGATGTGGTTGGTAATCCTGTCATGGCAAATTTGGCCAAGATGCCTCATCTACTTATAGCCGGTGCTACTGGTGCAGGTAAGAGTGTGGGGATCAATACTATCATTGCCTCTATCCTCTATAAGGCGACTCCGGATGAGGTGCGTTTTTTGTTAGTTGACCCGAAGAGAATTGAACTTTCCGGTTATGAGGGGATCCCTCATCTGCTCCATCCTGTGGTGGTTGATCCCGGGATGGCCTCCAGGGCCCTTGCTTGGGCTGTGGCCGAGATGAAACGTCGATATTGCCTTTTGGCGGAGGCAGGAGTGAAGAGCTTTGCCTCTTATAATAAGCAAAAAGAGACAGAAAAACTACCATATATTGTGATTGTCGTGGATGAGCTTGCTGATCTTATGATGGTTGCCTCAAAGGATGTTGAAGACTCCATTGCCAGTCTTGCCCAGATGGCACGGGCTGCCGGTATGCATATGATCCTAGCAACACACCGGCCATCGGTTGATGTGCTCCCCGGAGTTATAAAGCCAAATTTTCCTCCCAGAATATCCTTTAAGGTTTCCTCCAGGGTTGATTCTCGAACTATTCTTGACTGTATCGGTGCAGAGCAGCTTTTGGGGGCCGGTGATATGCTGTTTTTACCACCAGGTACCTCCGCTCTTATGCGCATTCACGGTGCCTATATATCTGAAAAGGAAACTGCTGATATCGTAGACTTTTTTAAAGAGCAGGGGGCGACTAATTATGATAAAAATATTATTGAGCAGATAAAGAAGGAGAAACAAGGTGATGGGGCTGGAGGTGATGATCAGGCTCGGGACCCCCGTTACGACGAGGCAGTTGTCCTGGTGACAGAGGCTGGTCAAGCCTCGATTTCCCTGGTTCAAAGGCGGATGCGAATAGGCTACAACCGTGCTGCACGCATGATAGAGCTTATGGAGAGAGAGGGGCTTGTCGGCCCAGCTGATGGAGCAAAGGCTCGCCAAGTTCTGGTCCGGCAGGAGTATAATTGA
- a CDS encoding DVU0298 family protein: MEPVLDDRRTRKRASKKIVKDLVDQSDIDALVDLAFDDRRTMRFMQRLLYTPSDDIRWHVAWVIGSVAARVSTREPGQVSELLHRLFESTLDSAAAPWGMIETMGYVIAKRPDIFGAFARHLLNLLGEPSTEMQIIWGLGEIAKTRPDLIRATPFYNLFHFLQHPLPLMRGLVARLMGNLQATEVTTQLMSLFDDNESIRICEEGQMVDTTVADEAKKALAAIRQGEKNE, translated from the coding sequence ATGGAGCCCGTCCTTGACGATAGACGCACTCGTAAGCGTGCCAGCAAAAAAATTGTTAAGGATCTGGTTGACCAATCTGATATAGATGCCCTGGTTGATCTTGCCTTTGATGATAGGAGAACGATGCGTTTTATGCAACGTCTCCTCTATACGCCCTCCGACGATATTCGCTGGCATGTGGCCTGGGTCATAGGCTCTGTTGCAGCGCGGGTGTCAACGCGTGAGCCGGGACAGGTATCTGAGCTTTTGCATCGTCTTTTTGAGTCAACCCTGGATTCTGCCGCTGCCCCATGGGGAATGATAGAGACCATGGGCTATGTAATAGCTAAACGACCCGACATTTTTGGCGCCTTTGCCCGTCATTTGTTGAACTTATTGGGTGAGCCCTCTACTGAAATGCAAATTATCTGGGGACTTGGTGAAATTGCCAAGACCAGACCGGATCTTATCAGGGCGACCCCTTTTTATAATTTATTTCATTTTCTGCAACATCCACTCCCTCTTATGCGTGGCCTCGTGGCCCGGCTTATGGGGAATCTACAGGCAACGGAGGTGACTACTCAGTTGATGTCACTCTTCGATGATAATGAGTCTATTCGCATCTGCGAAGAGGGTCAAATGGTAGATACAACGGTTGCAGATGAAGCGAAAAAGGCGCTTGCCGCCATTCGTCAAGGAGAGAAGAATGAGTAA
- the nusB gene encoding transcription antitermination factor NusB, which yields MSIRRFAREAALQFLYQDDFIPESADTPGELKERFEQFCEIYQVNKKGRTYALNLIAGVLADQEAIDRLIEEAAVNWRMSRISATDRNLLRVATFEINFCDDVPAEVAINEAVEIAKRFCGDESPKFVNGVLDAVKTLCQK from the coding sequence ATGAGTATTCGACGTTTTGCTCGAGAGGCTGCTTTGCAATTTTTATATCAGGATGATTTTATTCCTGAGTCCGCTGACACTCCTGGCGAATTAAAAGAAAGATTCGAGCAGTTTTGTGAAATATATCAGGTGAATAAAAAGGGACGTACCTATGCCCTTAATCTTATTGCCGGAGTACTGGCCGATCAGGAGGCCATTGATCGTTTGATTGAGGAGGCCGCTGTAAATTGGCGTATGAGCCGTATTTCTGCCACCGATCGTAACCTTCTCCGTGTTGCAACGTTTGAGATAAATTTTTGCGACGATGTGCCGGCAGAGGTTGCCATTAACGAAGCAGTGGAGATTGCCAAGCGTTTTTGTGGCGATGAGTCACCTAAGTTTGTCAACGGTGTGCTTGACGCAGTAAAAACACTCTGTCAAAAATAG
- a CDS encoding riboflavin synthase → MFTGIVQGKGKLLGKRKAGGGLSFDLEAGFDLSDPQEGESIAICGVCLTAYNIVGRRFLADVSPETLSRTRLGRLNTGDAVNMERALQVTDRLGGHIVSGHVDCLASLSALKKVGNFTLLNFSFPTEYSHYMIEKGSVTIDGVSLTINDCGDDCFSVSIIPQTLRETTLGDLVVGSRVNIEVDIIGKYVEKLLKRGGEGGKVSQTSSIDTRFLAENGFL, encoded by the coding sequence ATGTTTACAGGTATTGTGCAGGGAAAGGGGAAATTACTTGGCAAGCGAAAGGCAGGTGGTGGACTCTCCTTCGATCTGGAAGCAGGTTTTGACCTCTCTGATCCTCAGGAGGGCGAGTCCATTGCCATCTGTGGTGTTTGTCTGACCGCCTATAATATTGTCGGTCGTAGGTTCCTGGCCGATGTCTCCCCGGAGACCCTTTCCAGGACACGTCTTGGTCGTTTGAACACCGGTGATGCTGTTAACATGGAGCGGGCTCTGCAGGTCACTGATCGTCTTGGTGGCCATATTGTCTCGGGGCATGTTGACTGTTTGGCAAGTTTGAGTGCTTTGAAAAAGGTTGGTAATTTTACACTGTTAAACTTTTCTTTTCCAACAGAATATAGCCATTATATGATAGAAAAGGGCTCTGTCACCATTGATGGGGTGAGTCTCACCATAAATGATTGCGGAGATGATTGTTTTTCGGTATCAATTATTCCACAGACTTTGAGAGAGACAACACTAGGGGATCTTGTTGTGGGGAGCAGGGTGAATATTGAAGTGGATATTATTGGCAAATACGTAGAAAAATTATTGAAGCGAGGAGGAGAGGGAGGGAAGGTCTCCCAAACGAGTTCCATTGATACTCGTTTTCTTGCTGAGAACGGTTTTCTGTAG
- the aprA gene encoding adenylyl-sulfate reductase subunit alpha, protein MALPNKPKGEILAVVDPEIVEHDIDVLIVGGGMAACGTAFEIKKWAPADLKIMLVDKAALERSGAVAQGLSAINTYIGENKIEDYVKMVRNDLMGVVREDLIYDCGRHVDESVKLFEEWGLPVWKKDAAGDNLDGSKPAASLREGGTPVRTGKWQIMINGESYKPIVAEPAATALGADNILERVFIVKLLLDKNKPNQIAGAAGFSTRDNTVHIFRCKAAMVACGGAVNIFRPRSTGEGKGRAWYPVWNAGSTYTMCAQVGATLTMIENRFTPARFKDGYGPVGAWFLLFKAKVANGLGEYYAMGDSAKEELAQFMPYGASPVTPTCLRNHLMIKELKEGRGPIYMATDVALNAFLDERKEAGLDDKSLKKFWKHLESEAWEDFLDMSVGQAGLWAGMNIEPEKVGSEIMPTEPYMLGSHSGCCGIWTSGPDEAWVPEVANESRSHKYKWGYNRMTTVDGLFTAGDGVGASGHKFSSGSHAEGRIAAKQMVKFCRDNDFTPELMQTPQEIADEIYAPVRLYNEHVGASTAADVNPNYCKPAGLMMRLMKATDEYGGGVATYYMTSGKLLNICLDLLLLLREDADKMAAGDLHELLRCWENYHRIWCVETHIRHIEFRKESRYPGFYYRSDFPNVDDENWKCFVNSTFNPETKEWLCEKVECLNIIETEPWL, encoded by the coding sequence ATGGCATTACCAAATAAACCCAAAGGTGAAATTCTCGCCGTAGTAGATCCAGAGATTGTAGAGCACGATATAGATGTGCTTATCGTAGGTGGTGGTATGGCCGCCTGTGGAACCGCTTTTGAAATTAAGAAGTGGGCTCCAGCTGATCTTAAGATCATGTTGGTCGATAAGGCCGCTCTTGAGCGTTCCGGTGCTGTTGCCCAGGGACTCTCTGCCATTAACACCTATATTGGTGAAAATAAAATTGAAGATTACGTAAAAATGGTACGTAATGACCTCATGGGCGTTGTTCGTGAGGATCTTATCTATGATTGTGGTCGTCACGTAGATGAGTCTGTTAAACTGTTCGAAGAGTGGGGTCTTCCTGTTTGGAAGAAGGATGCTGCTGGTGATAACCTTGATGGTTCTAAGCCTGCTGCAAGTCTGCGCGAAGGTGGTACTCCAGTACGTACTGGTAAGTGGCAGATCATGATCAATGGTGAGTCTTACAAGCCGATTGTTGCAGAGCCTGCAGCTACCGCCCTTGGTGCTGACAATATCCTTGAGCGTGTCTTTATCGTTAAGCTTCTCCTTGATAAGAACAAGCCAAACCAGATCGCTGGTGCGGCCGGTTTCTCTACCCGTGATAATACAGTACATATTTTTCGCTGTAAGGCTGCCATGGTTGCCTGTGGTGGTGCCGTTAATATTTTCCGTCCACGCTCAACCGGTGAAGGTAAAGGCCGAGCATGGTATCCTGTTTGGAATGCTGGTTCTACCTACACCATGTGTGCTCAGGTAGGTGCTACTCTTACCATGATTGAAAATCGTTTCACCCCAGCGCGTTTTAAAGATGGTTATGGCCCTGTTGGCGCCTGGTTCCTTCTCTTTAAGGCAAAAGTTGCAAATGGTCTTGGCGAATATTATGCAATGGGCGATTCAGCAAAAGAAGAGCTTGCTCAGTTTATGCCATATGGTGCCTCTCCTGTAACTCCAACCTGTCTCCGTAATCACCTTATGATTAAAGAGCTCAAAGAGGGTCGTGGTCCTATCTATATGGCCACAGATGTTGCCCTTAATGCCTTTCTTGATGAGCGTAAAGAAGCAGGATTGGATGATAAGTCTCTTAAGAAGTTCTGGAAACATCTTGAGTCTGAAGCATGGGAAGATTTCCTTGATATGTCCGTTGGTCAGGCAGGTCTCTGGGCTGGTATGAATATCGAGCCTGAGAAAGTAGGTTCTGAGATTATGCCAACCGAACCCTATATGCTTGGTTCTCACTCCGGTTGTTGTGGTATCTGGACCTCTGGACCAGATGAAGCTTGGGTTCCTGAAGTTGCCAATGAATCTCGTTCTCACAAGTATAAGTGGGGCTATAATCGTATGACCACCGTAGACGGTCTCTTCACCGCAGGTGATGGTGTTGGTGCCTCTGGTCATAAGTTCTCCTCTGGTTCTCATGCTGAGGGACGTATTGCTGCTAAGCAGATGGTTAAGTTCTGTCGTGATAACGACTTTACTCCTGAGCTTATGCAGACTCCGCAGGAAATTGCCGATGAGATCTATGCTCCAGTGAGACTTTATAATGAGCACGTAGGTGCTTCTACTGCAGCAGACGTTAATCCTAACTACTGCAAACCTGCAGGTTTGATGATGCGTCTTATGAAGGCTACCGATGAGTATGGTGGTGGCGTTGCTACATACTATATGACTTCCGGTAAACTTCTGAACATCTGTCTTGATCTTCTTCTTCTTCTTCGTGAAGATGCTGATAAGATGGCTGCCGGCGATTTGCATGAGCTTCTCCGCTGTTGGGAGAACTACCACCGTATCTGGTGTGTTGAAACTCATATTCGTCACATTGAGTTCCGTAAAGAGTCTCGTTATCCAGGATTCTATTATCGTTCTGATTTTCCGAATGTGGATGATGAGAACTGGAAGTGTTTTGTTAACTCTACCTTCAATCCAGAAACCAAAGAGTGGTTGTGTGAGAAGGTTGAGTGTCTCAATATTATTGAAACCGAACCCTGGCTTTAA
- the aprB gene encoding adenylyl-sulfate reductase subunit beta, translating into MPSYVDPAKCDGCKGGDKTACMYICPNDLMVLDKVSMKAYNQEPDGCWECYSCVKICPQGAIFVRGYDDFVPMGGQVHPMRSADSIMWTVKFRNGALKRFKFPIRTTAEGAANAYVGAAGASLDDERLLLEGELPTPK; encoded by the coding sequence ATGCCAAGTTATGTAGATCCTGCCAAATGTGATGGTTGCAAAGGTGGCGATAAGACCGCGTGCATGTACATCTGTCCGAATGACCTGATGGTTTTAGATAAAGTTTCAATGAAAGCTTATAATCAAGAGCCTGATGGATGTTGGGAGTGTTACTCATGCGTTAAGATCTGTCCCCAAGGAGCCATTTTTGTCCGCGGATACGATGATTTCGTACCAATGGGCGGACAAGTTCATCCCATGAGAAGTGCTGATTCTATTATGTGGACCGTTAAATTTCGTAACGGTGCCCTGAAGCGCTTCAAATTCCCTATTCGTACAACGGCTGAGGGTGCCGCAAATGCTTATGTTGGAGCGGCTGGAGCCAGTCTTGATGACGAACGCCTGCTTCTTGAAGGCGAGCTGCCAACACCTAAGTAA